In Caballeronia sp. SBC1, the DNA window CATCACCGAACCTGCATCGAACAGTCTTCCGCGGTCGACTTCACGGGTGAACGCAGCGACGTAATCACTGCCCGGTTCAAGCACGATCGATTGCGGCGTGCCTTCACGCACAAGCCGTCCCTCCGACATGATGGCAATGCGCGAGCCGAGCTTGAGCGCTTCCTGGAAGTCATGTGTGATGAACAGGATGGTCTTGCTTAACGTGCGCTGCAGGCGCAACAACTCGTCCTGCATCTCGGTGCGGATCAGCGGGTCCAGCGCGCTGAACGCTTCGTCCATGATGAGGATGTCGGCATCGGTGGCAAGCGCACGCGCCAGGCCAACGCGTTGACGCATCCCGCCGCTCAGTTCATGCGGCATGTGGTATCCCCAGCGCGCGAGGCCGACAACGCTCAGCACTTCCTCGGCGCGCTTGCGCCGCTCGGGGGCCGACATGCCGCGCAGCTTCAACCCGAACTCGACGTTTTCGATAACCCGTCTGTTCGGCAGCAACGCGAAATGCTGAAAGACCATGGAGATCCGATTGCGCCGCACATCACGCAAACCGGCTTCGTCGAGCGTGCAGATGTCCTCGTCGTCCAGCAGGATCTTCCCGGCGCTCGGTTCGTTGAGCCGATTAATGCAGCGTGCCAGCGTGGACTTGCCCGAACCCGACAGTCCCATGATCATGTACATCGCACCCGACGGCACACTCAGGGAAACGTCGTCGAGACCGACGACCTGGCCCAGCGTCTCCTGCACCTCCGACTTGGTTTTCCCGGCGTTCAGCATTGCCAACGCCCTCTCCGGCTTGTCCGTGAACACCTTGTACAAGTGCTCGATCTTCAAGCGCTCGGTCATAGCCTCTTCTCCTCTTGAGAGCCGGCGGAACGGGACAGATGCTGCAACGGTGAAAAGTCCGTGGGCACGAGAATCCTGTTTTCCGCCTGCTCGATGTTCTCTGACAGCTTGGGCAGGAAAGCCTGCCATCTTGGATCGTCCGCCAGTTGCTGACGGCGGCGCGCCCGGTCCTGAAGGTCTGCGTAAGCCCACAAATGCGTCACCTGGCTCAAGGGGCCGATATCGGTCGTGAAATACCCTACGAGACCACCAAGGATGGGCTGCTGGATCGCCAACCCTTCCTCGCGCACAAGTTGAAGATAACGGCCCATGCGGCCGTTCTTGATCCGATAGATCCGCTCTTCGACAATCATCGGCCCGTCTCCTCACGCATCTGCTTATCTTCACCCGCCAGAAAGCGACGCATCATTGTCGCGACGAGATCCGGCGCTTCGATCAGGATCGAATGCCGCAGGGCGGGCAGGATCTCTAGTTGCGAACCGGGGATGCATTGGTGCATGAAGTTAGCCATGCGCGGATTGGAACCCTGATCCTCCTCTCCGGTCGCGATCAGGGTCGGTACGCTGATCTGATCGATAAGACCGCCGAAGTCCGTTTGTGCCAGCACGCGATAGGCGGACGCGTAGCAGTCGGGATCGTTCTCGGCGTTGCGCTGGCGCATGCGCGCGACCAGCTCCGGATTACGCTCCTGAAACCCTTCGGTAAGCCACCGCGACAACGACGCATCGTAGTGCGAGCCCCGGTCGCCGGCTTGCAGCGCAGCAAGCCGCGCTGCGACCCGCTCACGCTCCTCGGAC includes these proteins:
- a CDS encoding glycine betaine/L-proline ABC transporter ATP-binding protein gives rise to the protein MTERLKIEHLYKVFTDKPERALAMLNAGKTKSEVQETLGQVVGLDDVSLSVPSGAMYMIMGLSGSGKSTLARCINRLNEPSAGKILLDDEDICTLDEAGLRDVRRNRISMVFQHFALLPNRRVIENVEFGLKLRGMSAPERRKRAEEVLSVVGLARWGYHMPHELSGGMRQRVGLARALATDADILIMDEAFSALDPLIRTEMQDELLRLQRTLSKTILFITHDFQEALKLGSRIAIMSEGRLVREGTPQSIVLEPGSDYVAAFTREVDRGRLFDAGSVMTSLVTILRGPAGIVLGDASGEPGPGFMLDADERILGTVTASGIELARGGSMPRPDTRFTCVPAHTKLVDVAGSYRAGGTIGVIDDTGRLIGRLEAGQILAGIGAPSAAGVRHVN
- a CDS encoding NIPSNAP family protein, whose protein sequence is MIVEERIYRIKNGRMGRYLQLVREEGLAIQQPILGGLVGYFTTDIGPLSQVTHLWAYADLQDRARRRQQLADDPRWQAFLPKLSENIEQAENRILVPTDFSPLQHLSRSAGSQEEKRL
- a CDS encoding alpha/beta fold hydrolase yields the protein MDAARTSTTQMVGDRTFTSRGVVLNYRLQGEGSRSLVCIHGVGSSLEAWEGVAAKLGDIFRILTLDLRGHGRSSLIKGRYEIDDFVGDVLALADHVGFAQFDLAGFSLGGLIAQRLALTHAQRLRKLVLLATVAGRTSEERERVAARLAALQAGDRGSHYDASLSRWLTEGFQERNPELVARMRQRNAENDPDCYASAYRVLAQTDFGGLIDQISVPTLIATGEEDQGSNPRMANFMHQCIPGSQLEILPALRHSILIEAPDLVATMMRRFLAGEDKQMREETGR